The Miscanthus floridulus cultivar M001 chromosome 6, ASM1932011v1, whole genome shotgun sequence genomic interval gatatatatacacatattcacatgtataaacaagaggcaacaaataataaatattttcatgagtcaactttaaataaatttaataatctaagtaaacaaattattattagtatattataaaacatgagttttaattccaaatgatttatttcggatatccattggatatccacgggtggaaaaccaaacccgaaaccgaacccgattggtttcggggccccgaacccgaaaaccgtgggtgaaaaaccatccccaaacccgaacccgcagaacccgaaacctgcggatatccgccccaaacccgatccgttgccatccttagtccAGACAAAGTAAACAATACGGTGTAATCATTGAtagtaataaatattattgctctatatatgaagtcctcctttcgaaacgcatcgtacatcggctccccatgcctccatagtctctctatttcttgcatcaaaggctcgaggaacacgtctatatcaatgcctggttgtttagggacagaaataaaaatagtgaggagaaggtattttctcttctgacacaaccacattgagatgttatacatggtcaagatcacttgtcaagtgttgtggtcgctcatcctctcattgaagggatttattctatcggtgctcaagccaaatcgtacatttcttgggtcatcactgaattctttgtgcttctcatcgaacctttaccactgactacaatcagccgggtgtgcaatcttatcatcatccaccttacgCTCACCAACCCACCATATCATGAGtgcagcttctttagggtttaggaagataccttgaatcttaacgaaccatacatccaagagttcatgtactccatattttacaacaacaacaaaataaacattaaaggactacttattcagatatatataaaaataaatcaaattaataattacttgagaataattgtatatacttcagatatatgaatataaatcaaatataattacaagaagcatacaaacacaccatggtagagaaaaattaattaatggcttatttatccataaataattaaaatacatatttgttgattacaataaataatttcaaagacaacaattagcaacaattatattttacccaatatctttcatacaaaccaaaGTCTAATTTCATcgaacataaatttacaaaaacaaaattaataaaaaaatcaaaccctagatctagatctacatgcacatgaaacaaccataaaactaactaattattcactaaaatcaagaaatatggaccaaataagggtatggtcTCGTTTCTctccctaatttatcctagtatattcaaaacttaggtctaatttgtttcataagtagctcaagcaccatagaagagagagaagaaaaaataaaactctaattactcactaaccaaccattaaaacttcaaaaaaatatggaatatcattttcttaccttctacaatctctccaccaaaggatttgagaccaaaatcttccctccttagtagagcaatttttgggaggtgcccaaggcctctccacctttctttcacgggttgaagtGAGTGATCCGAGAGGGAAGAAAGTACTGcagtttgctttatatgtgggtcatttgtaggggcggctggtgattgagccgcccctacaaatcggaggtatttatatgcgggaatttgtaggggcggctcaatcaccagccgcccctacgagaAACGCcgagggcggctggtgagtgagccgcccttacaaatcagacccatttgtaggggcggctcgtatcaccagccgtccctgctgttccatttgtaggtacggctggtgtctgggctccTGAGCATGTcactgtagggacggctccatcaccagccgtccctacaaaaaatTCATCACGTTGCTATGaactgtttttcacgtagtgggCTATCCCGTTTGCATCTCTAATTTTATCTGAGCTTTGCAATCTGAGTGTAAAAATCAAGAATAGAATGTAGGTTCACCTACGTGATGTTCAAGAATTAAGGTTTACCTGAGTTTTGCAATCCCAGTGTAAAAATCAAGCAAAAAATTGTAGGTTCACATAAGTGATGTTCAAGAATCAAGGAGGCCGTATTATCGTGGGAATGAGACGCACCACCTCGTGCTTGTGTTCGTTTTTCGGGAGTTCGGATGGTCTCGGCAGAACGCCTGCACTGCCGCACCCGCGTTCGCGTGATCGCATACCTCGCGTCCTCGCATGAGCTCCCCCCACGAGGCACGAGCACGACCGCACGGGCACGAGTCCTAGTCCACTCCACTAGCGCACAACGCTCGCTTGCTCCACGccactctaccactactactagtgGAGGTAAAAGTTTCTCAAAAACAAAATACACAATAGTAGAAGTAAATATGATCACATACTACATGgatcttttttttttgacaatgATGTTTTTTGGGTTTTGACTGATTAGAATCAAAGATCAGTGTTTAGGAACACTATACATTGGAACATAAAGATGTTATTACGGATCAATAACTTTTAGATGAAATGTAAAAGATGGAGCAATCGATTTTGTACaacacaaaataaattgatattaCTTTTACCTATTATCTCAAAAATATTGTGACTGACATTATTCACATTTTATTCATCCCATTTTTAATATATAATTTAATTTTATTCGTGATCAAAACCATCCGTATTTGTATTACTGTCCTGTGCGTATCCAAGGACATTGGATCTTGTTTAGATTTGATTTGAGTTTATAGAAGGGAAAAAGAATCACCCTTGGtcttgaaattttcttcgtttcctatttgacactcacttcaactttcgttcctaatttgacactgtcgtcaaatccgttagctaacggtgttaactggccgttaaaaaAAACGTTTTTGCCTCTAGAAAAaaaacggcgaagcaaatttgagaggaaaaaacctacgcccgcctctgatgcatgcgcccgACTAAAAAAAAAGCGTaggtttttttcctctcaaatttgcttcgccccttttttttctaggagcaaaaacatctttttaacggccagttaacaccgttagctaacggatttgacggcagtgtcaaattaggaacgaaagttgaagtgagtgtcaaatagggaacgaagaaaatttcaggggaAAGGAACAACTCATTTTTTCAGTGTCAAATAAGAAATTtctctaaaaaaaattatttggatGTTGCCGAATGTGAAAATTCCTGGCTTCCAGCGGACGCTTCTCCTCCGGTCTGCGCAGTCCATCTCCACCCCATTTCCTTCCCACCACCACGGaaactgccgccgccgcctcattGGGACTCCTCATTGAGCTCTGAAGAACAGCTGCCGTTACAGTGCCGCTTCAGCTCGATTTGACGATGGAGGTCCTCTTATCGGTGCTGGCCGAGTTCATCGGCTACATTAAGTCGAAGCACTCACGGGTGGACCAGCGCCGGGGCCTCCTGCGCCAGCTGGTGCGCGCGGTGGCCGACGCCGCCGAGGGCGGCGCGGGGGCGGCCGTGCGGGACGAGTCGTTCTCGGCCTCGCTGCAGGTGCCCCGATCCGAGGCGCTGCGGGGGCAGGAGGTGCTCGACGCCGCGGCCGTCGCCAGCTCCGCCCGCCGCTTCCTTGCGGCGCTCTTTGTCTGCAGCGCCGAGGTGGACCGCCTCACGAAGGCCGTCGAGGACGACATATTCGTCAGGGTTCTCAGCCTGGACGCCGCCCGGGCCGCCGCCACGGAGGACGACATGGACGTCGACAGGGACGCCGCCCGGGCCGCCGCCACGGAGGACTACATGGACGTCGACGGGCGCCCGGAGCCCGGTGCTCGCCACCGGAAGGAGGGGAGCGGCCGCAGCTGCGCGTCCGCGGGCTCCGTCGCGGCCCTCCTCCCCTCGCCTGGCGCCAAGAGAAAACGCGTGTGTGGCGGCGGCGAGGTCGACACGGTGCAGCCACAGAAGCGGCGGCTCCTGGCGTGGACGCGGTCGCACCAGCGGCTCCGGTCCGGCTTCGGCAGGGTCTCCTCCGCAGCTCGtaagccgccgccggcggcgttgCCTCGCTCGCGTACGGCTCGGACGGTGGCATTGGCGTATTCTAGGTTTCGACGCCGCATCGGAAGGCCGACGACGACGAGGCACCGGCCGCAGCCCAGTCTCGGACAACACTTGTCGCGGATTACGTTGTAGACGAGGACCCGACGGGGTTTGAAGGGAGGTACGCTATCGCCCATGATTTCTTAGTGCAATTTGCAAAATGATGGGATTACTCTACCAATTGGTGGACTGAATTAGCCTACTGGTAGTGGTAGTTCTTCATCTTTGAATGAATTTAGAATCAATGAacgtagcagtagcagtagcagtagcagtagcagtagcagcagcagcagcagcagcagcagcagagtagtagtagtacttcaGTTATTTTGAGATATTGGTAGATTCAAGCTGCACTTGTGAGCTGGGACTCCAGCTTAGTATTAGTGCTGATTCTACTGTTGACTGTTGACTGTTGACTGTTGACCGTGATGAACTGATGGATAACGTCAGGATCTTTATGCTGTGCTGTTTTGTTGTGCGATGTTGTTTCTTTCAGCTTAGGGCAGCACGTGCTCACTCGGTATGAAAGGAATGTAATTTCTCGTTTCTTGAGGAGCTAATTAGTCTCAGTTCTAAGTATACTACACTAGAAACACAGGCGCGGCCTTGCCGCGCCATACTAGATCTGGCCCGTTCATTTCTCGTAGCGCATGTCTGGCGTCACTTTATTAATAACAATCTATTTATTTACCAACATATAGTTTGGAGTATAACTAAGTAGAGGCTGCTATGTATAATAATATCAGTTTGTTTATTAAAAAATGAGTGACCGTATAGTCACAATTATTTTGTTGCAGAACATTTTAAATAGATATCAAGGATCATAGATGTGATTTAGACCTGCTGAAATGATAGATACCATGAGTTGCAGCAAAAGTTATTGTAATTTAAGTGCTTTAGAATACTTGCGCTTATCACATTGAAATTAAACGTGTTCTTCTGCAAAGATTCCTGTCGGTTGATTCAGATAATAGTTTCTTGAAATGCAAATGAGTGTCAAAACATTAGTACAGTTGAGGTTACCTATTTAT includes:
- the LOC136457682 gene encoding uncharacterized protein → MEVLLSVLAEFIGYIKSKHSRVDQRRGLLRQLVRAVADAAEGGAGAAVRDESFSASLQVPRSEALRGQEVLDAAAVASSARRFLAALFVCSAEVDRLTKAVEDDIFVRVLSLDAARAAATEDDMDVDRDAARAAATEDYMDVDGRPEPGARHRKEGSGRSCASAGSVAALLPSPGAKRKRVCGGGEVDTVQPQKRRLLAWTRSHQRLRSGFGRVSSAARKPPPAALPRSRTARTVALAYSRFRRRIGRPTTTRHRPQPSLGQHLSRITL